The nucleotide window TCAGGATCCCCCGGACGATCGAGGGGATGTCGACGTAGGTGGTCGTGCTGATCTCCCCGGCGACCACCGCGAGCCCCGTTGTCACCAGCGTCTCGCAGGCGACCCGCCCGTGCGGATCGTGCAGCAGTATGGCGTCCAGCACGCCATCCGAGATCTGGTCGGCGATCTTGTCGGGATGGCCTTCGGTGACGGACTCGGAGGTGAAGAGGGCGCGGTTGTTGGGCACGAGATCCTCGGCCGCTGGTGACGATATTCGGCCGTTCGCAGCGGCCGGGAATCAAGGCGCGGAGATGCTCCAGGAACCGGTGAAGCGCTCCAGATCGACGTCTTCGCTCAGGGCGCGAGTCAGTCCCTCGATGACCTCATCGGCATCCGTGGCAAGCATGGCTTCTTCCGTGGCGATACGCGCACGCTCCTGGTTGACCGAGCGAATTACCTTCTTGATCTCCGCAAGAGAGGAAGGGCCCACGCTGAGCGAATTCACACCCATGCCGATGAGGAGGAATGCACCCAGGGGATGTGACGCCAGCTCCCCGCAGACGCTCACCTCACGGTTCGCCTCGATCCCCGCCTTGGCGATCTGGTGCATCAGCCGCACCACGGCCGGATGGAAGGGGTTGTAGAGGGCAGCCAGTCGGGAATTCCCGCGGTCGACCGCCAGCGTGTACTGCACCAGGTCGTTGGTACCGATCGAGAAGAAGTCGACGTACCGGGCGAGCTCCGCGGCCATCATTGCGGCGGCCGGCGTCTCCACCATCGCCCCCAGGGTGTAAGCGCGACTCACCGGCTGCCCTTCAGCGGCGAGCCGCTCCACCTCCTCGTCCAGGAGCTCGCGCGTGCGCGTCACGTCGGAGATGTCGTTCACCATCGGGATCATGATGCGCACGTCTCCCAGCTCCATCGCGCGCAGTAGGGCCCGAAGCTGTGTTCGGAACATCTGCGGCTCGTCAAGGCACACGCGAATCGCCCGCCAGCCGAGGAAGGGGTTCTCCTCCTTCGGCATGTGCAGGAAGGCCGGGAACTTGTCGCCGCCCAGGTCATAGGTGCGGATGATGACCGGCTTGTCGGGGAAGACTTTCAGGACCTCCCGGTAAGCCGCGAACTGCTCGTCCTCGGAGGGGAAGGAGTTGCGTCCCACCACGAGGAACTCGGTGCGGAAGAGACCGATGCCCTCGGCGCCGTGATCGGCGGCCGACTGAGCCTCGCCGGGGAGGTCGATGTTCGCCCGCAGCGCGACGCGCACGCCGTCCTGCGTCTGCGACTCGAGGTGGGCGAGCAGGAGCAGCTCCTGCTCCCACTCGCGGACCTGGAAGTCGATCTCGCGATATTTGCGCTTTTCCTCTTCCGTGGGATGGATGATCACCCGGCCGTTGCGGCCATCGAGGATGAGCTCGTCGCCGGTCTGCACCTCCTCGGAGAGATTGCCGAGGTTCACGACCGCCGGGATCTTCAGCGAACGGGCGAGGATCGAGTTGTGAGAGGTGCGGGTCCCGGTATCGGTCGCGAGCCCGATGACGCGTCCGACGTCGAGCTGCGCGGCCACGCTCGGGGTGACTTCACGGGCAACCAGAATGACCCGATCGTATCCGCCCAGGCTGTCCAGGTCCGGCCCGGGCAACCCCATCAGGTGGCGCAGCACCCGGCTCTGTACGTCGGCCAGATCGTTGAGCTTGTCGAGCACCATCGGGTGGGCAGTATGGGACCACTGCGCCTCCCACTCCAGCACGCGCCACTCGAAGGCTCGCTCGGCCGTGAGGTTGTTCTCGCGAATGTAGGAGATGGTGGATCCGATCAGGTCCGAATCCTCGAGCATCAGCAGCTGCGGATCGAAGATCTGCGCCTCGACCGGCCCGAGGGTCTCACGCGTCCGCTCCTGCAGGGCGCGGATCTGCTCCTTGGCGGCTTCGCACGCTGCGACGAAGCGCTCGACTTCCGCCTCCGTGTCCGACGGGGAGATCATCCCCCCGTGCGGGACCGGGGGGGCCTCCGTGCGGAGCACCCAGGCGGGACCGATGACGATCCCTGGGGAAGCGGCAATTCCGTCGCGGGTGCGCGACACCATCTATTCCTCCCCGAATCCGTTCGCGACCAGCGCCTGAAGTGCCTCCAACGCCTCGCCGCTGTCCTCGCCGGCAGCCCGGATGACGATGGTAGAGCCGTGCTCCGCCGCGAGCATCATCACCCCCATGATGCTCTTGCCGCTCACCTCCACATCGTCCTTTCTCACCCAGATATCGCTGGAGAACCGGTTCGCCAGCTTCACGAACTCCGCGGCTGGGCGCGCGTGGAGCCCGTATTTGTTGGCGATCTTCACCTCGATACTGCGTTCCATTACCGAATCCATTCGAAGACGATAGCGAGGAGCCAGGCGGTCGTGAGCACCGTTCCGAAAAGGAGACGGGCGCGAGGGCCCAGCCAGGCGCCGGCGACGATGGCTGCGGCCGCGGACACGATCGCAATCGGGTTCCAGTGTGAGTCCTGCAGCAGGTCGGCCGTGGCCACCGCCACTCCGAAGCCCCCGCACAACGCCCCCACGTCGCCCGAGCGCCGGGCGATCTTCTGGATCGGAGCGTCCCTCAGAATCCGGCCGACTTCCAGCCCGCAGGAAATCCCGATCTTCAATCCCCAGATCCGGATGCCGAAGTGCAGGATGTTGTAGGTTACCAGGAAGGCCGCGAGGACGAGCCCCCACGCCATCCCCGCCACTGCGAGTACCAGCCCGATCATCACCGTGGCGGGCTTCCAGGCCGTCCAGACCAGCTGATCGCCGATCGAGCCGAGTGACCCGCGGAGCGCGCTCTTGAAGCGCTGAATGATGATCGGGTCGGCACCTTCCGACTCCAGCCGCGCCACCGCGCCCACCGCCACGGTCGCCAGGTACGGGTGGCTGTTGAACACCTCCGTATGCCGTGACAGCGCCGCCCGGAAAGCCGCGGTATCTTCGGGGTAGATGTACCGCAGCACCGGGAGTATCGTGAACGCGAAGCCTGTCCCGATCAGCGTTTCGTAGTTCCACGATCCTTGCACCATCAGGCTGCGGAGAAGGACCCGCAGCGTCACGCTTCTCGGCAGTCTCGTCATCCCCGCAGGAGCACGAAGAGTAGTCCCGCCGCCACCCCGCTCAGGAAGAGGCGCACCCTGCCGGGGAAGATGCCGAATGTGGCCGCGAAGAGCCCCACCGCCACGGCACCGGTCGCCAGCCGCGCCACCTCCGGGGCGACTCCCCAGTAGTTCGCGGACACGGCAAGGAGGGCAGAGAGGCAGAGCATCCCCACCCCCACCAGCAACATTCCACGGAAGAAATCCAGCATTATGGCAGCGAAGTGCCTCAACTGGATGTGCTCCGCACGACCGCTGCCATCAGGTCCCGCCACCACCCGCACATTGATCTGGCGCATCACGCGCATCGTCTCCCCGCCCACCCACTCCCAGAGCAGCGCGAAGGCCACGGTGACCAGGAGCGCCCCGGGCACGCTCTCGGACAACGCATAGAGCGACCCCGCCAGCACCGACGCCGGGCCCCCCTCCGGGTAACGAGCCGCCCCGACCGGGAGTACGGCGAGATGAAAAAGCTCCAGCAGGACCCCTGCCGTCAGCCCCGCGAGCGGATCGCCGACCACCCAGCCGGCGAGCGTCGCGGCTACCAGAGGGCGCGAGACCATGATCTGGCCCACGCTGGTGCCATCCACGGCCATCCACCCGCCGAGCAGCAGCAGCCAGACGGTCGTCACCGGGCCCGGGAGCATCTCAGTGTCGATGATCCGGCAGCTCCGCCAGGGGGATCGCTCGCGAAGCAGGGACATCCCGGGCGCTAATGGCCACGCCCCGGTCCGCGATGCGTCGCAGATCCAGCATCTCCTCGTCGCTCAGGAAGAGGTACGGCAGCACTCGGTGCCTTCCAGGCGCCGAATGGATGCCGCCGAGATTGACTTCCAGCCCGTCCAGCAGACCGGCCTCGGCGAGTCGGGCCAGGGTCGGCACGTCGCGGACGAGCACGAAGGTATGCTTCGGGTCGGAGTGCCATTGAGGGAGCAGCGACCGGGCCTCCTCCACGTCCACGAAGGCGGCGTCCACGTTCGGCGGCACGCCGAGGCAGTAGAGCTCCTGCTCCCACTCGCTCCGGCGCAGCTCGTCGTCCACCACTACGATCCGGTCGACGTGATACCGCTCTCCCCAGCCGACCACGACCTGGCCGTGGATCAGCCGTTCGTCAACGCGGAGCAGTGTGATCGGCATGTGCCGTCCCCTCCGTACACACCGCCGTGATGCCCCGCCGCCCGCTCTCCACGAGCCGATCGACCAGCTCCGGCAGTGGGAGGTCCCGATGGAAAACGAACTCCAGCAGTATCGGGAGGTTGACTCCCGAGACCAGCGCCGTCGCCGGTCGTTGTGCCACGACCTTGCGGGCCGCCAGGGCGCAGCTCCCGGAAGGCATGTCGGTGAAGAGGATCACCGCGTCGGTACCGCAGCCACCGCGAATCGACTCCAACAGCTCATCGGGGCCACGCCCCTCGTTCGAGAGCGACGAGAGCGCCTCCTCCCCCACCCCGGTAATCTTGCGGACCGCAGCGGCCATCCCCTCCGCCAGCGAGGAGTGGCTGATGATCAGCCCGCGAACCCCGTCACTCATAATCCTCCTCGAGATATTCGGCCGTACCACCCATCCGCCGGATGAGTCGCTGATTGAATAGGGCGGCCGAATCCACGCCGGAATACTTCAACAGGTGGTTCATGGCGACCACCTCTGCAATTACCGTGATATTCTTGCCCGGGTTCAGGGGAACCACAACCCTCGGCAACTTCACGCCGAGGACCTCCATGGACTGCGCCTCCAGCCCCGTGCGGTCGTAGTTCGCGGTCTCCTCCCACACCTCGAGCTGCACGATCACCTCGATCCGCTTCTGCTGCCGGATGGCGCGGATGCCGAAGAGGTGCGCGATGTCGATGATCCCGACGCCGCGGATCTCCATGTGATGACGCTGGAGCTCGTGCCCGCGCCCGATCAGCACCTCGTTGCCGCGGCGCGAGATGATCACCATGTCGTCGGCCACCAGACGGTGACCGCGCTCGATCAGGTCGAGCACGGCCTCGCTCTTCCCGATCCCGCTCTTCCCGACGAAGAGCAGCCCCACTCCGTACACGTCCGCCAGCGATCCATGCATGGTCACGGTCGGGGCGAAATATTCGTCGAGGAAGGGCTTGATTCGATCGTAGAACTCCGAGGTGCGGAGCTGCGACTGGATTACAGGCGTCCCGCGCCCGATGGCGATCTCCAGCAAAGGATCGGGAGGCGCCTGACCCTTGGTGACGAACACCGCCGGAATGTTGAACGAGAAGAAGACCTCGAGCGCCCGCCGCCGATCCTCCGGGTTCAGGTGGTTGAGGAAGGCGATCTCGGTCTCGCCCAGTACCTGGATACGCTCGGAAGGAAAACGTTCGGTGAACCCGGTGAGAACCAGTCCGGGGCTGGAGATGTCCGGCCCGCGGATGACGCGCGTGAGTCCACGTTCGCCGGTCAGGGGCTCCAGGAGTAGCCGCTCCTTCTTGAGGCGGAGCAGGTGCTCGATCGTCAGCGGCTGTTTCTGCATACGATCCTCATGCGTGCGGCAGGCGTGATCCCAGCAGCTCTAGCAGATGGTCCTCGGTTTCCTGCGCGGCGCGGTCCCAGCTGAAGCCCAGCGCGAACTCGCGCGCGCGCTCGCCGAGGCGGCGCACCTCTTCAGGGCTCCGGGCAAGGCGGCGGAGCGCCTCCGTAAGCGCAGGGATGTCGCCGTGGGGAACGAGGATCCCGGTCTGCTCGTGGCGCACCGACTCCCGCAGCCCCGGGGAGTCGCTGGCAATGGTCGGCGTGGAGCAGGCCGCCGCCTCCAGGTTGGTAATTCCCCAACCTTCCTTGGGGGACGGGAAGACGTTGGCCCAGACCTGTCGAAAGAGCCGACGCTTCTGTTCCTCGGTGACGAACCCCACGAAATCGACGCGGTCGGAGAGGCCAAGCTCTGCCGCAAGCGAGCGCAACGCCTCCAGATACTCGCCGCGGCCGGCCACGATCAGCCGCGCCGGAACGCCCTCGTTTGCCAGGTTGGCGATGGCGCGAAGGATCAGGTCGACTCCCTTGTAGCGCTTAAGCCTTCCGAGATAGAGGAAGGTGGGCTCCTCCAGTCGGCCTTCCGACGGGTCGGGGGTGAAGAAGTCGAGATCGACGCCGGGGTGGATCACACGGATGTCCTGCGCCCGCAAACCCCTCCGGACGAGATCTTCGGCCGTGCTCTCCGAGATCGCCTCCACGGGGAGCCCGCGGTAGACCCGCGCCAGCGGACGCTCCAGCAGCCAGGTCGCCGCCGCCAGCGGAAAGGCCGCCTCGCGAAAGGCGGTGGTTCCGAAGAGATGGTGAACCACCAGCATGGTCGGCCGCTCGCTCCAGCGCGGAGAGAAGAGGGGAACCTTGTTGAGGGCTTCGACGACCAGATCGAACGACCGTCCGCGCAGGGCCCGGCGATAGAAAGCCGGGGCGGCGGCGGAAAAGGTGTATCGGCTGCCCGTGCGCAGCACCTCCATCCCGTCGATCCGCTCCCGGGGCGCCGCGCCCTCCCAGCTCGACACCAGGAAGGTGATCTCGAACCCTCGCTGCGCCAGGCGCCCGAAGATCTCGTGCAGGTGCGCCTCCGCCCCGCCCGCGAACGGATTCATCCGGTCCTGCCAGTTGAGCAGCAGGAGCTTCACCTGGGGGCCCGCATCACCGCATCCAGGACGCCGTTCACGAAGCGAGGGCTCTCCGGCGTCGAGTAGCGCTCGGCGAGGTGCATCATCTCGCGGATGGTGACGCGCGGTGGCACGTCGTCCACGTAGAGAAGCTCCGCCACGCCGATGCGAAGGATGTTCCGGTCGATCACCGAGAGTCGCGGCAGGCTCCAGTTGGTGAGATGCTGCTGAATGGTCCGGTCGATCGTCTCCAGGTTGTTGGCGATCAGCCGCAGCAGGATCTCCGCATAGAAGCGGTTCCGGGGGGAGATACGTAGTTGGTCCGCCAGCTCCTCGAAGGCGATGAGGAGCGCGTCGGCCCCTTCCCCCCTCGCCTCCCAGGCGTAGAGTGCCTGCAGCGCCCAGCCGCGGGCACGGCTGCGTTCCTTCACCGCTCGTCCGCTCCAGCGAGTCGGGGTATCAGGTCCGCCATCTCGAGCGCTGCGAGGGCCGCGTCCCAGCCCTTGTTCCCCGCCTTGGTTCCCGCCCGCTCCAGCGCCTGCTCGATCGTGTCGGTGGTCAGCACCCCGAAGATGACTGGCAGGCCGCTCTCCAGGCCGACGCTGGCCACCCCGTTCGCCACACCCCCGGCAACGTAGTCGAAATGCGGCGTCGATCCCCGTATCACCGCTCCGAGTGCGATCAGGGCGCTGAAGCGTCCCGAGCGGACGAGCGCGCGCAGCGCCACAGGGATCTCCCACGCGCCGGGTACCCACACCGCCTCGATCCGGTCTTCGGGAACACCATGCCGGATCAGGCAGTCGTGCGCCCCCTCCAGCAGGCGTCGCGTGATGCTCTCGTTGAACCGGCTGACGACGATCCCGAATCTCCCGTCACCCGCCTGAAGCCTGCCGATGTGCTCGATCATCGTCCGCATTCGCCTGTCGAGGGTCGCGCGCGGCCGCAGTGCCGCTCGCAATCTCCATCGCGTCCCCGATGGGGAGCAGATGGCCCAGCTTTTCACGCTTGGTGGAGAGATAGCTCACGTTGTGCGGGTTGGGCACCGCGCGAATCGGCACCTGCTCCACTACCGTCAGGCCGTACCCCTCCAGGCCGACGATCTTCTTGGGATTGTTGGTCAGGATCCGGATGGACGACAGTCCGAGGTCGATCAGGATCTGCGCGCCGATGCCGTAGTCACGCAGGTCCGCTCGGAATCCGAGCGCCTCGTTGGCCTGCACCGTGTCGAGCCCTTCGTCCTGCAGCGCATACGCTTTGAGCTTGTGGACGAGCCCGATTCCCCGCCCTTCCTGGCGCAGGTAGACGATCGCCCCGGCGCCCTCCGCCGCGATCATCTGCATCGCCGCGTCGAGCTGCTCTCCGCAGTCACAGCGCAGGGAGTGGAAGACGTCGCCGGTCAGACACTCGGAGTGCATGCGCACCAGCACGTTTTCGCGGCCGGCGATCTCCCCCTTGATCAGCGCGACGTGCTCGAACTGGTCCACGTCGTTCCGATAGGCAACGATCTTCCATTCTCCGTGAGGAGTGGGAATGGTGGCCTCCGCCTCGCGGTGAACCAGCCGTTCGCGCGCCAGGCGGTAGGCGACCACCTGTGCGACGGTGATGAACTTGAGGCCGTGGGTCCGGGCGAAGACTTCCAGTTCGGGCCGGCGCGCCATGGATC belongs to Longimicrobiaceae bacterium and includes:
- the ptsP gene encoding phosphoenolpyruvate--protein phosphotransferase, whose amino-acid sequence is MVSRTRDGIAASPGIVIGPAWVLRTEAPPVPHGGMISPSDTEAEVERFVAACEAAKEQIRALQERTRETLGPVEAQIFDPQLLMLEDSDLIGSTISYIRENNLTAERAFEWRVLEWEAQWSHTAHPMVLDKLNDLADVQSRVLRHLMGLPGPDLDSLGGYDRVILVAREVTPSVAAQLDVGRVIGLATDTGTRTSHNSILARSLKIPAVVNLGNLSEEVQTGDELILDGRNGRVIIHPTEEEKRKYREIDFQVREWEQELLLLAHLESQTQDGVRVALRANIDLPGEAQSAADHGAEGIGLFRTEFLVVGRNSFPSEDEQFAAYREVLKVFPDKPVIIRTYDLGGDKFPAFLHMPKEENPFLGWRAIRVCLDEPQMFRTQLRALLRAMELGDVRIMIPMVNDISDVTRTRELLDEEVERLAAEGQPVSRAYTLGAMVETPAAAMMAAELARYVDFFSIGTNDLVQYTLAVDRGNSRLAALYNPFHPAVVRLMHQIAKAGIEANREVSVCGELASHPLGAFLLIGMGVNSLSVGPSSLAEIKKVIRSVNQERARIATEEAMLATDADEVIEGLTRALSEDVDLERFTGSWSISAP
- a CDS encoding HPr family phosphocarrier protein yields the protein MERSIEVKIANKYGLHARPAAEFVKLANRFSSDIWVRKDDVEVSGKSIMGVMMLAAEHGSTIVIRAAGEDSGEALEALQALVANGFGEE
- a CDS encoding PTS system mannose/fructose/sorbose family transporter subunit IID, which codes for MTRLPRSVTLRVLLRSLMVQGSWNYETLIGTGFAFTILPVLRYIYPEDTAAFRAALSRHTEVFNSHPYLATVAVGAVARLESEGADPIIIQRFKSALRGSLGSIGDQLVWTAWKPATVMIGLVLAVAGMAWGLVLAAFLVTYNILHFGIRIWGLKIGISCGLEVGRILRDAPIQKIARRSGDVGALCGGFGVAVATADLLQDSHWNPIAIVSAAAAIVAGAWLGPRARLLFGTVLTTAWLLAIVFEWIR
- a CDS encoding PTS sugar transporter subunit IIC codes for the protein MLPGPVTTVWLLLLGGWMAVDGTSVGQIMVSRPLVAATLAGWVVGDPLAGLTAGVLLELFHLAVLPVGAARYPEGGPASVLAGSLYALSESVPGALLVTVAFALLWEWVGGETMRVMRQINVRVVAGPDGSGRAEHIQLRHFAAIMLDFFRGMLLVGVGMLCLSALLAVSANYWGVAPEVARLATGAVAVGLFAATFGIFPGRVRLFLSGVAAGLLFVLLRG
- a CDS encoding PTS sugar transporter subunit IIB — protein: MPITLLRVDERLIHGQVVVGWGERYHVDRIVVVDDELRRSEWEQELYCLGVPPNVDAAFVDVEEARSLLPQWHSDPKHTFVLVRDVPTLARLAEAGLLDGLEVNLGGIHSAPGRHRVLPYLFLSDEEMLDLRRIADRGVAISARDVPASRAIPLAELPDHRH
- the hprK gene encoding HPr(Ser) kinase/phosphatase — its product is MQKQPLTIEHLLRLKKERLLLEPLTGERGLTRVIRGPDISSPGLVLTGFTERFPSERIQVLGETEIAFLNHLNPEDRRRALEVFFSFNIPAVFVTKGQAPPDPLLEIAIGRGTPVIQSQLRTSEFYDRIKPFLDEYFAPTVTMHGSLADVYGVGLLFVGKSGIGKSEAVLDLIERGHRLVADDMVIISRRGNEVLIGRGHELQRHHMEIRGVGIIDIAHLFGIRAIRQQKRIEVIVQLEVWEETANYDRTGLEAQSMEVLGVKLPRVVVPLNPGKNITVIAEVVAMNHLLKYSGVDSAALFNQRLIRRMGGTAEYLEEDYE
- a CDS encoding glycosyltransferase family 4 protein, whose translation is MKLLLLNWQDRMNPFAGGAEAHLHEIFGRLAQRGFEITFLVSSWEGAAPRERIDGMEVLRTGSRYTFSAAAPAFYRRALRGRSFDLVVEALNKVPLFSPRWSERPTMLVVHHLFGTTAFREAAFPLAAATWLLERPLARVYRGLPVEAISESTAEDLVRRGLRAQDIRVIHPGVDLDFFTPDPSEGRLEEPTFLYLGRLKRYKGVDLILRAIANLANEGVPARLIVAGRGEYLEALRSLAAELGLSDRVDFVGFVTEEQKRRLFRQVWANVFPSPKEGWGITNLEAAACSTPTIASDSPGLRESVRHEQTGILVPHGDIPALTEALRRLARSPEEVRRLGERAREFALGFSWDRAAQETEDHLLELLGSRLPHA
- the nusB gene encoding transcription antitermination factor NusB encodes the protein MKERSRARGWALQALYAWEARGEGADALLIAFEELADQLRISPRNRFYAEILLRLIANNLETIDRTIQQHLTNWSLPRLSVIDRNILRIGVAELLYVDDVPPRVTIREMMHLAERYSTPESPRFVNGVLDAVMRAPR
- the ribE gene encoding 6,7-dimethyl-8-ribityllumazine synthase; the encoded protein is MIEHIGRLQAGDGRFGIVVSRFNESITRRLLEGAHDCLIRHGVPEDRIEAVWVPGAWEIPVALRALVRSGRFSALIALGAVIRGSTPHFDYVAGGVANGVASVGLESGLPVIFGVLTTDTIEQALERAGTKAGNKGWDAALAALEMADLIPRLAGADER
- a CDS encoding bifunctional 3,4-dihydroxy-2-butanone-4-phosphate synthase/GTP cyclohydrolase II → MSFDTIEAAIEDIRAGRIVIVADDEDRENEGDLVCAAAAVTPEIINFMATHGRGLICLALTPERADELDLRPMTDVNTEAQQTAFTVSVDASARFGVTTGISAADRARTIQVCVDPNTKPSDLRRPGHVFPLRARPGGVLRRVGQTEASVDLARMAGFPPAGVICEILNEDGSMARRPELEVFARTHGLKFITVAQVVAYRLARERLVHREAEATIPTPHGEWKIVAYRNDVDQFEHVALIKGEIAGRENVLVRMHSECLTGDVFHSLRCDCGEQLDAAMQMIAAEGAGAIVYLRQEGRGIGLVHKLKAYALQDEGLDTVQANEALGFRADLRDYGIGAQILIDLGLSSIRILTNNPKKIVGLEGYGLTVVEQVPIRAVPNPHNVSYLSTKREKLGHLLPIGDAMEIASGTAAARDPRQANADDDRAHRQASGG